Genomic window (Deltaproteobacteria bacterium):
AATCAAGATATACAGGGCAACGGCGGATAGGGTTACTGGTCGAAATTTAGATAAGGCTGCGGCGCGAAAGCAGCTTCGGATTCTCGAAGAGATCGAATTTGTTTGCATCGGAGCCGTAGCGTTCGGACTCTTTCTTGAAATGCCATCGCTTTGCAGCGCAGCCAGTCTTGTTGCGTTTGGAGTGCTCGGAGAGTTCGTGATCCACAGGTTCCATGTGCGAGCATCCAAGCGAGAGCAGAACCTCTCCGACAAGGAGTCCAATGAACAGCTTGCGGCAATTGCAGAAGTCAACCTGAAGGCTGAGACGGAACGATTAAAGCGTGTCGAGATTGAAGAGCGACGCGCGCCTAGGCGATTGTCCATGGAGCAGTTCAATATCATTGAGTCGCGGCTGAGAGCATTCGCGCCTGTTGAAATCGGAGTTATCCCCACAGCGAAAGGTGATGCGGAGCCGCTTGAATTTGCGGCCGACCTTTGCGTGCTATTCAGGAAAATCGGCTGGCTTCCAGCATTCGCAACGCGCATAGACCATACGATCAGGCTTGGACTGTGGGTGGAACTCTCTCCAAATGCAGACAGGCTCGCCCAACGCGCCGCGCCGGAATTGGTTGTCGCTCTCCGTATCGCTGGAATAGCAGTCGACCAAGACGTTTCACGACCGGCTGGCGGCGAATTTGGCGGGACCGGAGAAGAAAAAGAACGAGCCTGCGGCGCAGGTATCATTCTCAATGTTGGGCTACATCCAGTAACCGCAAGGGGATACTGACAACCAAACAGTAGGACCGCGAGCACCACGGTCCCAAATAAGGACACTACCTGCGGAGCCGTGGCAACTCGGATCGGAACTCGACGCGGAGACGCAGCGGCGCAGGGCCGCAGGGAGGCCAGTCGAGATCGCCCTGCACCTCCGCTTCCCGGCACCCCTGCGTTGCCTTCCCGATCCGGGTCTTCGGCGGTTTCTGACCTGCTGCGCCGCATCGGTTTCGCGGCCTGGTTTGGACAGGCCTCTGTGCCTGTCCGGCGGGCACGGAGGCCCGCCACTCCCATCTTTGCCCTCGCGCAATCTTCACCCTTGCGCCCTTTCACCAGATCATTGCGAGGAGTCGTAACAACCCGTTCACGACCATGCCCAAGCTGCCATACTTTAGAATTACCTTGTGAAACCGTTCGGCTACCTTCACGCCTCTGGAGCGCTGCATTTCCACCGCAGCCTGAGCAAGCTTTTCGTGGCACAAGAAGAGATAGACACCAAAGACGATACCGAAGACATGAGTAAACACCTGGAGCAAACGCATCGTCAGAGTTTCCTCAGCGGTATGGGAATGGCCCTACCAGTTGAACGGGCTCACGACGTAGTATCCCGTCAACGAAGCGCCATGGACGCTGTCGGCGGACAGAGTGCCCGCACCGGAACTGCTCACTAGCGCCACCGTAGACCCAGTTCTGACTGATCGAGGCCGGCATCGCTCTGCCGCACCATGCGGGGCCGAAGCGATCGTACTGCGTCCTCGAGCACCGAAGAGAGGTGTCGCTTTGTCAGCCGCTCCTTACCATCCTAGAATCCGAACGGCGGTCCCGTGTCCAACGATCTAACAATCTCCCAAACGCCATAGGCAATAGACACCAGAAGTATGGGCGTCATCACGAAGTCGTGAGGCTTGATGCCGTTGGATCGCATGGCGTCAACCGCCATCACCGTCCCCAGCAGTCCTATGAAGACGAGGTACCATCCCCTTCCCAGGCTCTGCTGTCGCAGGGACGCGAATTGTTCTTCGGCTGATTGAATCTTCTCAGAATAGCTAAACTTTTTGATCTCTCTCTGACCTTCAACGACGCCAGCCACAGTGATTGCCAAATTGGGGGACCCCTCATACGTGACTTGTATTACGCCTCCGTCGTCCTGTTCTAGGATGTCCCAGAGGATGCGACCCGCTCGGTTGGATACTGATCCGTGTGCAGCGCCAGGCGCGTTACATCTCGGCTTCGCTTCCTGACGCTCGCTTCGAGGATGGCCGAGTCGCCCTCGATTTGCACAACAATCGGAGCCAGAACATTCGTGCTCCTGATGGGTCTCTTACCTCGATTCCAAATGGCAATTTGCGCCGTCGTTACGTCGGTTTCGATTGTCTTTCCGTTGCGGCTTGTGATCAAGCTTGATGCCTGGCCCTTTCGCACGACGATCGCCTTAACTGGACTCACGAAGTACGCCAATTCTGGATACTCTCGCGCCTGCAGATAGAAATATGCGGCCAAAGGCACACTGATCAGCGTCGCCGTGGTCTGGGCGTGCCGCGATAGCTTGCTCAGCATGCCACCGGTAGGTTTGCTGGTTTGCGACAACGACGCGGGCTTTAGTCCGTGAACCATCCAAAAGCAAATGAACCCAATTTCGGGGGTAGCCGGAAGCAACCGGCCCTTGGCGCCCCCTGCAGTCGGAGACTGCTTGCACAAGAGATGGCCCCTCGATACGAAGCCTTCGACTTCTACTCGGTCACAGTTACTCGCGGGAGCGGATATTCTTTCGCGATCCCCTGAGTATCCGTTTGCCCAAGTAGATTGCGCAGCGATCATATCGAGGGCCTTCGTGTGCGAGACCCCTCCGGCCTCTCCGCAACCCACACGTCAATGCGCGGGCGACGCATGCGTCGCCCCTACACGGAGTTGGAAGCCACCTGATTGCGGATTGCGGATTGGCGATTGAAGGATTGTTGATTTTCATCCCCCATTCCCCATTCCGCATCCCGCACAATTCCAAATCCGCAATCCGAAATCCGCATTCCGCAATTCCGCAGTCCGCCTTGCCGCTCTGGCGGCCCTTGGGTATAGGTCGCCGATGCGTCGTCTCTCACCTCGACATCTACTTCTCGCGCTCCTCTTGTGCGCGATCACGGCGTGTTCGCAATCCGACCCGCCGGCCAGCACGGCGCAGCTGGCTGCCTTCAAAGTCGCGCTGCTCAGCCCCGGCCCGGTGAGCGATGCGGGATGGAATGCGCTCGCGTATGAAGGGCTGTTGCTGATTCGCGACCAACTCGGCGCCGAGATCAGTCAAATTCAAACCAAGACGCCGGCGGAGTTCGAGGAAGGCTTCCGAAGCTACGCCAAGCGCGGCTTCAATCTCGTCATCGGCCACGGTTTCGAGTTTCAGGACGCGGCGGCGGCGGTGAGCCCGGATTTTCCAGACACCGTGTTCATCACGACCTCGGGGAATACGGTGCGCAAGAATGTTGCGCCGCTGCGCTTCTTGCTCGAAGAGGCGACCTATCTCCAAGGCATGCTCGCCGGGCTGATGTCGCAGACCGGCAAGGCCGGCGCGGTCGGCGGGATGGAGCTGCCGTCGGTGAAGACCACCATCCTCGCCTTCGAAGCCGGCGCGAAGTCGGTGCGCCCCGACTTTGTGGTGTCGACCTCGTACATCGGCAACTGGGAGGATGTCGGCGCGGCAAAGGAAGCGGCGCTCGCGTTAGTCCAGCAGGGCGCCGACTTTGTCTTCCACAATGCCGACGCCGCCGGCCTCGGCGTGTTTCAAGCCGCGCAAGAACGCCACGTCTACGCATTCGGAAGCAACAAGAACCAGAACGATGTCGCACCCGATGTCGTCATCGCCAGCGCGATCGCCGACATTCCGCGCGGCTTTCTGCAGGTGGCCAAGGAAGTGAAGGCGAAGACCTTCGTCGGCAAGATCGAACGCCTCGGCATGAAGGACGGCGTGGTGACGTTCGAGATCAACCCGAAGCTCGCCGACAAGATTCCGCCCGCGGCGAAGGAACGCGTCGAACAAGCCCGCGCCGCCATTCTCGCCGGCACGCTGCACGTACCGACGGCAGAATTCTGAGCGGCGCAACATTGCTGCACAGGCACAGAGGCCGACCCTGAGCGCGCACGACACCTCGCTGCTCCGCACAACCGGCATCAGCAAGCGCTTCGGCGGCGTGCAGGCGCTGGCCGATATCACTTTGGCATTTCCCGCCGGTGAGATTCACGCGGTCCTCGGCGAGAACGGCGCCGGCAAGTCAACGCTGATGCACGTGCTGGCGGGCCGCTATCAGCCCGATCGCGGCTCGATTCGCATCGACAACAAAGCCGTGCGCTTCAGCTCGCCGTTGGTCGCGAAACGCGCCGGGATCGGCATGGTCCACCAACACTTCACGTTGGTAGAGCCGCTCACGGTCGCTGAGAACCTCGTGTTGTGCCTGCCTGATCGGCCACGCTTCTGGCTCTCGGCAGGTGATGCCGCGCGGCACGCGCGCCACTTGGCGCAACGAGTTGGACTCGACATCGGCGACCCCACGGCCATCGCCGGCACATTGCCCGTCGGCTTGCGGCAACGGATCGAGATCGTCAAGGCGCTCGCCAGCGACGCGCGCGTCCTGATCCTCGACGAACCGACCGCCGTGCTCACCCGCGAGGAGACGCTGCAACTGTTCGTCATGCTGCGACAGCTCCGCGCAAGCGGTCGCTTGATCTTGTTCATCACGCACAAGTTGCGCGAGGTCAGCGAACTCGCCGACCGCGTCACCGTGA
Coding sequences:
- a CDS encoding BMP family protein, which translates into the protein MRRLSPRHLLLALLLCAITACSQSDPPASTAQLAAFKVALLSPGPVSDAGWNALAYEGLLLIRDQLGAEISQIQTKTPAEFEEGFRSYAKRGFNLVIGHGFEFQDAAAAVSPDFPDTVFITTSGNTVRKNVAPLRFLLEEATYLQGMLAGLMSQTGKAGAVGGMELPSVKTTILAFEAGAKSVRPDFVVSTSYIGNWEDVGAAKEAALALVQQGADFVFHNADAAGLGVFQAAQERHVYAFGSNKNQNDVAPDVVIASAIADIPRGFLQVAKEVKAKTFVGKIERLGMKDGVVTFEINPKLADKIPPAAKERVEQARAAILAGTLHVPTAEF